One window of Trifolium pratense cultivar HEN17-A07 linkage group LG5, ARS_RC_1.1, whole genome shotgun sequence genomic DNA carries:
- the LOC123885244 gene encoding solute carrier family 25 member 44-like, which yields MAMETEAATTPHLALSDTDINWDRLDKTRFHIIGAILFTAQSALLHPTAVVKTRMQVASSGLSNMKGTSVFTHILRSDGIPGIFRGFGTSAIGSMPGRVLALTSLEMSKDFMLKHTQGSDIPEASRIGLANGVAGMVSNLVSCVYFVPLDVICQRLMVQGLPGTTCCRGPFDVIRRVVHAEGFRGLYRGFGLTAVTQSPASALWWGSYGAAQHIIWRSLDYKDDMGKKPSHVEMVTVQATAGMVAGACSSVITTPIDTVKTRLQVMDNYGSGRPSVLKTARTLLKEDGWWGFYRGFGPRFLNMSLYGTTMIVTYELIKRLSVQPSLKSFS from the exons ATGGCCATGGAAACTGAGGCTGCCACCACTCCACACTTGGCGCTCTCTGATACAGACATCAACTGGGACAG GTTGGATAAGACTAGATTCCACATTATTGGTGCAATACTCTTCACAGCTCAATCAGCATTACTTCATCCAACAGCAGTGGTGAAGACAAGAATGCAAGTAGCTAGTTCAGGACTCTCTAACATGAAGGGAACCTCAGTGTTCACTCATATTTTGAGGAGTGATGGAATTCCTGGAATTTTTAGAGGTTTTGGAACTTCTGCTATTGGATCAATGCCTGGTAGGGTTTTAGCTCTTACATCTCTTGAGATGTCAAAGGATTTTATGTTGAAACACACTCAAGGTAGCGATATTCCAGAAGCATCGCGGATTGGCCTTGCAAATGGTGTTGCTGGCATGGTTTCAAATTTGGTATCTTGCGTTTACTTTGTGCCTTTGGATGTG ATCTGCCAAAGGTTAATGGTTCAAGGTCTTCCGGGAACTACATGTTGTAGAGGACCATTTGATGTTATCCGTAGAGTAGTACATGCTGAGGGTTTTCGCGGCTTGTATAGAGGTTTTGGATTAACAGCTGTAACGCAATCTCCAGCATCTGCACTTTGGTGGGGATCATATGGTGCAGCACAACACATAATTTGGAG GAGTTTAGATTACAAAGATGATATGGGGAAGAAGCCTTCACACGTGGAAATGGTGACAGTTCAGGCTACTGCTGGCATGGTGGCTGGTGCTTGTTCTTCTGTCATCACTACTCCCATAGATACTGTAAAAACACGACTTCAG GTTATGGACAACTATGGTTCTGGAAGACCATCAGTACTAAAGACAGCAAGAACTCTCCTTAAGGAAGATGGATGGTGGGGATTTTACAGAGGGTTTGGACCAAGATTTTTGAACATGTCACTTTATGGAACAACTATGATTGTTACTTATGAACTGATAA AGAGATTATCGGTACAACCAAGTCTAAAGTCTTTTTCTTAA
- the LOC123882863 gene encoding heat shock cognate 70 kDa protein-like gives MKRKHEGCAVGIDLGTTYSCVAVWQEQHCRVEIIHNDQGNKITPSCVAFTEEQRLIGDAAKNQASVNPQNTIFDAKRLIGRKFSDPIVQDDLLLWPFKVTAGVNDKPMITVTYKGQEKKLCAEEVSSMVLTKMREIAEAYLESPVKNAVVTVPAYFSDSQRKATIDAGAIAGLNVLRVMNEPTAAAVAYGLDKRTNCVEKRNIFVFDLGGGTFDVSLLTIKDNNFRVKATAGNTHLGGEDFDNRMVNYFVQEFKRKNKLDISGNAKALRRLRIACERAKRSLSFLVVSTIELDSLFEGIDFCSSINRAKFEEINMDLFNECMKCVDSCLTDANMDKSNVDDVVLVGGSSRIPKVQQLLQDFFKGKELCKSINPDEAVAYGAAVQAALLSEDVKNVPKLVLQDVTPLSLGRETIGDIMSVVIPRNTSIPVKKTGTFCTVEDNQSYSLIKVYEGERTRASDNNLLGSFTLSGHTLAPRGHPYDVCFAIDENGVLTVSATEKSTGKMNEITITNYKERMSAEEIKKLIKEAENYHIEDKKFLRKAKAVNALDEYIYKMKDSLKKKDSLKLSSQEIRKIESAIVAATNLFDNQNVEIDVLENYLIGLKSRMDHIIMAMVID, from the exons ATGAAGAGAAAACATGAAGGATGCGCTGTGGGAATAGACCTTGGAACAACCTATTCGTGCGTTGCAGTGTGGCAAGAACAACACTGTCGAGTTGAGATAATTCACAATGATCAAGGGAACAAAATAACACCTTCTTGTGTTGCTTTCACTGAAGAACAAAGGTTGATTGGTGATGCTGCTAAGAATCAAGCTTCTGTCAACCCTCAAAACACCATATTTG aTGCGAAGAGGTTAATTGGTAGGAAGTTTAGCGACCCTATTGTTCAAGATGATTTGTTGTTATGGCCCTTCAAGGTCACTGCTGGTGTCAATGACAAACCCATGATTACAGTCACATACAAGGGTCAGGAGAAGAAGCTTTGTGCAGAAGAAGTGTCGTCTATGGTACTCACTAAGATGCGAGAAATTGCTGAGGCATATTTAGAATCACCGGTTAAAAATGCAGTTGTTACCGTGCCAGCTTACTTTAGTGACTCTCAGAGAAAAGCCACTATAGATGCTGGTGCTATTGCTGGCCTAAATGTTTTGAGGGTAATGAATGAACCTACTGCCGCTGCTGTTGCTTATGGCCTTGACAAGAGAACAAACTGTGTTGAAAAGCGAAATATCTTTGTCTTTGATCTCGGTGGTGGGACTTTTGATGTGTCTCTACTAACGATTAAAGATAACAACTTCCGAGTTAAAGCAACTGCAGGAAACACTCACCTTGGTGGAGAGGACTTTGATAATAGAATGGTTAACTACTTTGTACAAGAGTTCAAGAGAAAGAACAAATTAGACATAAGTGGAAATGCAAAAGCGTTGAGGAGGTTGCGAATAGCTTGCGAGAGGGCTAAAAGATCACTTTCGTTCCTTGTTGTCTCCACAATTGAGTTAGATTCTCTATTTGAAGGCATAGATTTTTGTTCGTCGATCAATCGTGCCAAGTTTGAGGAAATTAATATGGATCTATTCAATGAATGTATGAAGTGCGTTGATAGTTGTCTTACAGATGCTAACATGGACAAGAGTAATGTAGATGATGTCGTCCTTGTTGGTGGGTCTTCTAGGATTCCTAAAGTACAACAGCTATTACAGGACTTTTTTAAGGGGAAGGAGTTGTGCAAGAGCATTAACCCTGATGAGGCCGTAGCTTATGGGGCAGCTGTTCAGGCTGCTTTGTTGAGTGAAGATGTTAAGAATGTTCCTAAGTTGGTGCTGCAGGATGTTACACCTTTGTCTCTAGGTAGGGAAACAATTGGAGATATCATGAGTGTGGTGATTCCTAGGAACACTTCCATTCCCGTCAAGAAGACCGGAACATTTTGTACAGTTGAAGATAACCAATCATATTCTTTGATCAAGGTTTATGAGGGTGAGAGGACAAGAGCTAGTGACAACAATTTGCTTGGTTCTTTTACTCTTTCTGGTCATACCCTGGCTCCTCGCGGCCACCCTTACGATGTTTGTTTCgctattgatgaaaatggtgttttGACAGTTTCTGCTACTGAAAAATCCACCGGAAAAATGAATGAGATTACAATAACCAATTACAAAGAAAGGATGTCAGctgaagaaataaaaaagttaattaaagAAGCTGAGAATTACCATATTGAAGACAAGAAATTCCTAAGGAAGGCCAAAGCAGTGAATGCATTGGATGAATACATTTACAAAATGAAAGATTCTTTAAAGAAAAAGGATAGTTTAAAGCTTTCATCACAAGAAATCAGGAagattgaatctgcaattgtTGCGGCCACAAATTTGTTTGATAACCAGAATGTTGAAATAGATGTTCTGGAGAATTATCTAATTGGGCTTAAGAGTAGGATGGACCACATTATTATGGCTATGGTTATagattga